In the genome of Pirellulales bacterium, one region contains:
- a CDS encoding ThuA domain-containing protein codes for MLLASAVCQCRAASKEGIGYDRIALSYTMMFARIRHIIVLLLAAVAGASACASLVRAADSPPQRSIRVLIWDEQQPEQKQAYENFLGNQIASHLKSLPGIAVRTARLDDPEQGLTADVLDNCDVLIWWGHKRNREVKPEKGREIVERIKAGKLSLIALHSAHWSTPFVEAMAERAKTDAMANLPPEQRATARLTTIPAVLNKVPSPDDLLTPSVHYRKKPDQPVEATLRLPNCIFPSYRADGKPSHIVTLLPQHPIAQGIPHEFVLPQTEMYNEPFHVPQPDAVVFEEHFEPGEWFRSGSVWQVGRGRVFYFRPGHEIYPIYKNPTVLKIIENAVRWLGAKP; via the coding sequence CCACATAATTGTTCTGTTGCTGGCGGCCGTCGCCGGCGCGTCGGCTTGCGCTTCGCTTGTTCGTGCGGCGGATTCACCGCCGCAGCGCAGTATTCGCGTGCTGATTTGGGACGAGCAGCAGCCGGAGCAAAAGCAAGCCTACGAGAATTTTCTCGGCAATCAAATTGCGTCGCATTTGAAATCGCTGCCGGGCATCGCCGTTCGCACGGCCCGGCTCGACGATCCCGAGCAAGGGCTGACGGCCGACGTGCTCGACAATTGCGATGTGCTGATCTGGTGGGGCCACAAGCGCAATCGCGAAGTGAAGCCGGAAAAAGGCCGCGAAATCGTCGAGCGAATCAAGGCCGGCAAGCTCTCGCTGATCGCGCTGCACTCGGCCCACTGGTCGACGCCGTTCGTGGAAGCGATGGCCGAACGGGCCAAGACCGACGCCATGGCCAATCTGCCGCCCGAGCAACGTGCGACCGCCCGGCTCACGACGATTCCGGCCGTGCTCAACAAGGTGCCCTCGCCCGACGACCTGCTGACGCCAAGCGTACACTACCGCAAGAAGCCGGATCAGCCGGTCGAAGCGACGCTACGGTTGCCGAACTGCATCTTTCCTTCCTACCGGGCCGACGGCAAGCCGAGCCACATCGTGACGCTGCTGCCCCAGCATCCGATTGCGCAGGGCATTCCGCATGAATTCGTGTTGCCGCAAACGGAGATGTACAACGAGCCGTTTCATGTGCCCCAGCCCGATGCGGTGGTGTTCGAAGAGCACTTTGAGCCCGGCGAATGGTTTCGCAGCGGCAGCGTGTGGCAAGTCGGGCGGGGGCGTGTGTTCTATTTCCGCCCCGGCCACGAGATCTATCCGATCTACAAAAACCCGACGGTATTGAAGATCATCGAAAACGCCGTCCGCTGGCTGGGTGCGAAGCCGTAG